One part of the Desulfovibrio sp. genome encodes these proteins:
- the hmcB gene encoding sulfate respiration complex iron-sulfur protein HmcB, producing MRRRQFLKILGLGGVAGAALPGTAGAARFAYDGSPDAVGVLHDSVRCIGCRKCEEGCQKVNADVLPPLEKPVDDPSVFGQIRRPTFKAYTVVNRYEPQGHAPVFRKLQCNHCQEPACASACFVKAFVKTEQGPVVYNPKLCVGCRYCMMACPFYVPAYDYNNAWNPLVYKCTMCAPRLKEGQLPGCVEACPKEALIFGRRSDLITLARRRIMDNPGMYEDHIYGEHEMGGTNWLYLSPVPHAELGQPDVPAVSAPELTRGMLGSIAVIAGVWPVILGGAYSMSKHYKKMVEQARREGAQQAKDQGCTDTHAEACGSKPADHNPEKGQGGGQC from the coding sequence ATGCGGCGCAGACAGTTTTTGAAAATATTGGGCCTGGGCGGCGTGGCTGGTGCCGCGCTTCCCGGCACAGCCGGGGCCGCCCGGTTTGCCTATGACGGAAGCCCCGATGCCGTGGGCGTACTGCATGATTCGGTACGCTGCATCGGCTGCCGCAAGTGCGAGGAAGGCTGTCAGAAGGTCAATGCAGACGTGCTGCCCCCACTGGAAAAGCCCGTTGACGACCCTTCGGTATTCGGCCAGATCCGCAGGCCAACATTCAAGGCCTATACGGTGGTCAACAGATATGAGCCGCAGGGGCACGCGCCCGTGTTTCGCAAATTGCAGTGCAACCACTGTCAGGAACCGGCCTGTGCTTCGGCCTGCTTTGTAAAGGCGTTTGTAAAAACAGAGCAGGGGCCGGTGGTGTACAATCCCAAGCTGTGCGTGGGTTGCCGCTACTGCATGATGGCCTGTCCTTTTTACGTGCCTGCATATGATTACAACAATGCCTGGAATCCGTTGGTGTACAAGTGCACCATGTGTGCCCCACGCCTCAAGGAAGGGCAGCTGCCCGGCTGTGTGGAGGCCTGCCCCAAGGAAGCCCTGATTTTTGGCAGGCGCAGCGACCTGATCACGCTGGCCCGCCGCCGTATCATGGACAACCCCGGCATGTACGAAGACCACATTTACGGCGAGCACGAAATGGGCGGCACCAATTGGCTGTACCTTTCGCCTGTGCCGCATGCCGAGCTGGGACAGCCGGACGTTCCCGCCGTTTCAGCGCCAGAGCTCACTCGGGGCATGCTCGGTTCCATTGCCGTAATTGCGGGCGTGTGGCCGGTGATTTTGGGCGGCGCGTATTCCATGAGCAAACATTACAAAAAAATGGTGGAGCAGGCCCGCCGCGAGGGCGCGCAGCAGGCGAAAGACCAGGGCTGCACTGACACCCATGCAGAGGCCTGTGGCAGCAAGCCCGCTGACCATAATCCTGAAAAGGGCCAGGGAGGCGGACAATGCTGA